TAGTCCGGTCACCGCGCGGTTTCGCTGCTCACCGCTGAAGATTTCCGCTCGGATATTTGCTTTTAGAGGTTCTCACGATATGCGACATCCCCTTTCGCTTCGAAGGTCTGGCCATGGCCTCGCGCTGCTGCTGTTCGTCCTGATTGCGCCGTTTACGGTGCAGGCGAAGGACAACTGGCTACGTGTGCACACCAGGAATTTCACGCTCGTGGGCAATGCTAGCGAGAAAGACATGCGGCAGGTGGCCACAAAGCTCGAGCAATTTCGCGACGTCTTCACGCGCTTGTTCAGCCAGGCAAAATTTACCTCGCCCGTTCCCACCACGGTGCTCGTGTTCAAGAGCAAGAGTTCGTACAAACCATTCGCGCTCCCCAATGCGGCCGGTTACTTTCAGAAAGGCCAGGACGTGAACTACATCACGTTGAGCACCGAGACATTTGCTGACAATCCCTTCAGCATCATCTATCACGAGTACGTGCACTTGATGGTTGATAACACTGTCGGCAACGTGCCCGCGTGGTTCAATGAAGGGCTGGCTGAGTACTACAGCACCTTTGCCATTGAAGAGGATCGCAAAGTTCATCTGGGCGAACTGATTCCCTATCATCTGATGACGTTGCGCGAAGAGAAGCTTCTGCCCCTGCGCAAACTGTTCGCCGTTGATCACTACTCTCCGGAATACAACGAGAAAGACAAAAAGGGCATTTTCTATGCGCAGTCGTGGGCCCTGGTTCATTACCTGATGTTTGCGAACAATACCGAGCGCAGGTCGCAACTCGGGAAGTTCATCAACTATATCGGCGCCGGGGCCACGATCGATGACGCTTTCAAGCGGGCCTTCCAAACCGACATCGAGACGATGGAAAAGGAGCTGAAAAAGTACGTCGCCGGCCACACTTTCAAAATGCAGTTAGCCACCTTCGAAAGGAAGCTCGAGGTGGACAAAGACTTCACCGTGGCGCCGTTGACCGAGGCCGACGCGCAGGCGTACCTGGGCGATTTGCTTCTTCATCTAAACCGGCTGAGCGATGCCGACACACGATTGCAGCAGGCGCTGGCGCTGGATGCCAAGCAGCCAATGGCTTTGGCTTCGCTGGGAATTCTGCGTGCTCGTCAGGGCCGTTTCGATGAAGCGCGAAAGACGCTGCAAGCAGCCGTCGCCGGCAATTCTACCAATTATCTCGCGCACTATTACTACGCATTCGCCGTAAGCCGCGAGGGTATGAACACAGACAACTTTGTGCGTCACTACTCTGCCGAGACGGCTTCATTGATGCGCGCCGAGCTCACCAAAGCCATCGAGCTGAACCCAAATTTTCCGGAATCCTATTCGCTGCTGGCGTTCGTCAACACGGTAACAGGCGAAGACCTGGACAAATCCGTCGAACTGTTGCAGCGCGCGCTCAAGCTATCACCGGGACGGCAGGATCTGTCGCTGCTGGTCGCGCAAATCCACATGCGCCAACAGAAGTTCGACTTGGCGAAGCAGGTGCTCGCGCCGCTGCAGAACGCGAAAGACCGCAGGTTGAAGTCGCAGGCTGAAGCGCTGCTCAAGACGGTTCAGGACTACGAAAATGCCGTGACCCGTTTTAAGGCTGAGACGGCGCCCGGCGATTCGCAACTGAGGCCGCAAACCAACGCCCCGGAGACCAGCGAAGAGCCGCCCTCAAAGCCGCCGTCAGAAAATGACTATATGCGCGAGACGCTGCGTCCCGTCGAGGTGGGCGAAGAACGAATCCAAGGGCTGTTTGTAAAGTTAGAGTGCGACAACCGCGCCGTTGCCTACTTCATCATCCAGGTGGGTGACCGGCTTTATAAGATTCGCGCCACCGCGCTTGATCAGGTGCATTTGATTTCGTATGTACCCGGCGCCAGCGAGGTCAGTTGCGGAGTGCGGAAAAATCAGGAGAACGTGGTCATCACCTTTCGTCCCTCCACTGATGCAAAGGACGTGCGCGCGAAAATCAACGGTGACGTAATCGCGATGGAAATGGTGCCGAAAGACTTTAAATTGAATCCGAACTAACTCTCGACCGGCGCGCCGGATTCTTGCCAGGCCTTCCACCCGCCCGCCATCGACCAGACGTTGGTGTAGCCCATCTGCTGCAAAACGTCGGCTGCTAAAGCCGAGCGATAACCTCCGCCACAATACAAAACCAACTCAGTCGATTTGTCGGGCGCGGCCGCTTCGATGTCGCGTTCGATGATCCCTTTGCCGAGGTGAATTGCGCCGGCTGCGTGCGCCGCGTCCCACTCGTGGTCTTCGCGCACGTCGATTAGCAAACCCTTTCGGTTGGCCGCGAGTCGTTCCCGCGTTTCGGCCACGGTGACTTCCTTGATGCGGGTCTTCGCATCGTTAACGACTTTTAAGAAACCTTCTGAATGTTTCATGGTAATCGACTTCGCCCCAGAGGGGCGAGATGTTTATAGAAACCGGATCTGTTCTTAACTCTCAAGCTTCGAAGGAGCGTCATGTCGCTCCTTCGGAGCTCAGCACAAAAGGAAAATGCCCCGAGCTATAAACATTCGGCTCCTACGGAGCCACGGCATCGAATTGGCTCAATCAAGCGCGAGCGATTATAATGCCAACTTTCCAACACACGAAAGTTTTCCGACGTGTGCGAGGCTGGGTGAAGGGTCGCTCTCACTCATACTCATCGCTCATAACTATCTTTCGAGGATTCTAAATTGGCTAACGAACAATTCGATGTAACAGTGATCGGCAGCGGGCCGGGCGGTTATGTGGCCGCAATTCGCGCCGGACAATTAGGTCTGAAAGTCGCGATCGTCGAGAAAGACAAACGGCTTGGCGGCACGTGTACTCTGCGCGGCTGCATCCCGACAAAGCAGCTTCTGATGTCGGCGCACGTTTACGAACAGATGCAGCACGCGGCCGATTTCGGCGTGCAGGCGAGCGGGATTCAATTGGCATTCGCCGACGTGCAGAAACGTAAAGATAAAGTCGTGATGAAGAACTCGAAAGGCATCGAGTTCCTGATGAAGAAAAACAAGTGCACCGTTTTCAAGGGCACCGGCAAGGTCATGTTGCCCGGCAAAGTTGAAGTCACCGGCGAGGACGGAAGCAAACAGACAATCAACACCAAGAACATCATCATCGCGACGGGCTCAGTGGTGCGGCCGATTCCCGGGTTCGAAACTGACGGCAAACAAGTCGTCAACAGCGATCACATCCTCGAACTTACAGAAATTCCGAAATCACTGATCGTCATGGGCGCGGGCGCCGTCGGCGTCGAGTTCGCTTCTGTCTATTCGCGATTCGGGGCAGAGACGACTCTGGTCGAACTGATGCCGCGACTGGTTCCTTTGGAAGACGAAGAAGTGTCGGCCGAACTCGCAAAGTCGTTTCGCAAACGCGGAATCAAATCGCAGGTCGATACCAAACTCGAGAAGCTCGAAAGATCGGATAAAGGCGTCGTCGTCACCGGCAAAACTTCAAAAGGTGAAGACGTGAAGCTGGAAGCGGAGATGCTGCTGGTCGCCGTCGGCCGCGCGCCTTTCACCGAAGGGCTGGGACTGGAAAAGACGAAGATCAAGATCGAGAAGGGCTTCATTCAGGTGGACGAATTTCAGCAGACAGCTGAGAAAGGCGTCTACGCGATCGGCGACGTAGTGCCGACGCCTTTGCTCGCGCACCTGGCGTCGAAAGAGGGCATCGTCGCGGTCGAACACCTGGCGGGAAAGAATCCGCAGCCGATCAATCTGCGCCTGGTCCCGAACTGCACGTATTGCGATCCCGAAGTCGCGTCGGTTGGCTTGACTGAAGCGAAAGCCAAAGAAGCCGGTTATGAAGTCGTCGTCGGCAAGTTTCCATTCTCGGCTTCAGGCAAAGCGCGCATCCTCGGCGAAGAAGAAGGCTTTGTAAAGGTTATTAGCGAGAAGAAGTATGACGAAGTGCTGGGCGTACATATCATCGGTCCGCATGCGACGGAAATAATCGCTGAAGCGTGCGTGGCGATGCAGCTGGAGACAACTGCCGAAGAGTTAGGCCGCACGATGCACGCGCACCCGACCGTTTCCGAAGCCGTGATGGAAGCGGCCGAAGGCGTGCACGGATTGACGATTCATATTTAGCGGTCAGTGGATCGTTGTCAGTAGTCAGTTGTATTTGCAACTGACAACGGACTACTGACGACTGACGAAAATGGGCAACAACGAAAAAACAAAGCGCCGCCGTCGAGCGCCTTTCGAAATGCGCATCAGCACCAAGTATGCGCCGCGGAAGATTGGCGAAGGCCAGCAGCTTTCATGCACGAAAGAAACGTCGCTTAAGCCCGAGCAGATGCTCGAGCTTTATCGCTACCTGAAGCTCACGCGGCTCGTCGAAGAGCGCATCGTCAATCTTTATCGCCAGACGAAAGTCGTCGGTGGCGTTTATCGATCGCTTGGACAGGAAGCGACCGCAGTCGGTTCGGCTTACGCACTTCGGCCTGAAGACTTCATCACACCGATCATTCGTGACCTCGGCGCATGTTTTGTGAAAGGCATTCGGCCGCGCGAAATCTTTGCGCAGTACATGGCCAAAGCCTGGGGACCGTCGGGCGGAAAAGATCTGAATGTGCACTTCGGCTACATGGACAAAGGTTTCATCGGGCCGATTTCACATCTCGGCGACATGATTCCGGTGATGACCGGGATTCTGGTCGGCGCGCGCCTGCAAAAGAAAGAAATCGTCGGCCTGGCTTACATCGGCGATGGTGGCGCCAGCACCGGAGCGTTTTATGAAGGCATGAACTTCGCCGCGGTGCAGAAACTGCCGCTCGTCGTGATTGCCGAACACAACCAGTATGCGTACTCAACCCCGACCAGCATGCAAACGGCGGTGCGAAATCTGGCGGAGAAAGCCGCCGCGTTCGGTATTCCCGGAGCCATCGTCGATGGCAACGACGTGATTGCGTGCTACGAAGTGACTAAGCAGGCAGTCGATCATGCACGCGCCGGTCGCGGCGCAGTTTTGATCGAAGCGAAAACCTATCGGCGCAAAGGTCACGCTGAACACGACGATCAGCGCTACGTTCCGGAAGGCGAAGTCGAATGGTGGGAGAAGCACAACGACCCGGTCGATCGCTTTGAACGATTCCTGATCGATCAGAAAGTGGCGACGAAAGAAAAGCTGGACGAGATCACTGCAGACGTTCAGCGCGAGATTGACGAGGATTCCGAGTGGGCGGAAAGCTCGCCCATGCCGGAAGCCGAAGGCGCCGCTTACGGTGTGTTTGATAACTCGATTGTTCCCCCGGCCTTTCGGCCAAAGGTATTGGAGAATTAGCAGCTCTTGACGCACCTAGTCAGTACCAGGAGCGGTAGCGACTGGGTCCAGGCGTCAGTCACAACTACCGTATTAACGAACCCGGTCGCTACCGCTCCCGGTACTGACTTCATGTTGGAGAACTGATTGGAATTCCCCCTGGCCCCTAAGAATAGAAGACTAGAAACAGAAACATTCAAGCGGAAGAGGTTAAGGGATGAGCACAGCAACAGAAGAACAAAACATCGGCAGCGAAGCGTTGGACGATCAGGGGACTAATCAAACTGAAGGTCGCGCAATTATCAAACGCCTGCGGGACAACGCGTTTGACGGAAGCAACGAACAGCTGGCGTTAGCATTGGGACGTCCCGTGGAAGAAGTCGAAGGATGGACTGGCGGCGCCGCTACCGTCGATGATGACGTGCTGATGAAGGCACGGGGCATCGCGCAGGAGCGCGGCGTTGCAGTAGAAGAACCGGAAGATTAATGGCAACTGCAGCCAAGTCATTGAAGAAAACTGAACGGCCGCCGCGTGGCGGTCAGGCCACTTTGATCGAAGCGATTCGCCAGGGTCTTTGGGAAGAGATGGAGCGCGACCCGACCGTGTTCCTGATCGGCGAAGACGTCGGCGCTTACGGCGGCGCGTTCAAACTCACCGATGGCCTGATCGATCACTTCGGCAAAGAGCGTGTGATCGATACGCCGATTTCTGAAGCGGCGATTGTCGGCGCGGCCTGTGGCGCGGCTTTGATGGGCTTGAAGCCGGTCGCGGAGTTCCAGTTCATCGACTTCATTTCGTGCGGCTTTGACCTGCTGACGAATTACGCAGCCAAGTCGCGTTATCGGTGGGGCGGCAGTGTTCCGGCGGTGTTTCGCGGGCCGTGTGGCACGGGCGTGCGCTCCGGGCCGTTTCATTCGCTCAACGCTGAATCGTTTTTCCTCAACACGGCGGGACTAAAGATTGTCGAACCGGCGACGGCATACGACGCGAAAGGGTTGATCAAGGCCGCGATTCGCGACCCGGATCCGGTGCTCTACTTCGAGCACAAGAAGCTCTACCGTCTGCCGCGTTTGCGTGAAGAGCTTCCGGAAGACGATTACATTGTCGAAATCGGAAAAGCGCGGGTGGCGCGCGAAGGCCGCGACGTCTCGATCATCACCTTCGGAGCGCAGGTGTTGACGGCGCTCGATGCGGCCGAAGAGTTGGAGAAGGAAGGCCTCGACGTCGAAGTGATCGATCTGCGCACACTCGCGCCGATGGACAAGGAAGCGATTCTGGCGAGCGTGAAGAAGACGAGTCGCGCGCTGATCCTGCACGAGGCGTCGTTGACCGGCGGCATTGGCGGCGAGATTTCCGCGATCATTTCGCAGGAAGCTTTTGAATGGCTCGATGCGCCGGTCGTGCGCGTCGCTTCGATCGACACGCCGGTGCCGTATTCACCGCCGATGGAAGACTATTACTTGCCGCAAGTGAACGATGTGCTGGATGCCGCGCGGAAACTGGCGGCTTATTAAGCGTGTGGAGCTTAAATAGACAGGATTTTACAGGATTAACAAGATAAAGCCCTGTGGACTTAAACGTTTTCATGTCTTTTGTCTTCATCTTGTTCATCTTGTAAATCCTGTCTGCAGAATTCTTAGGAGGAACGATCATGCCGAAATACGTTATCGAACGAGAGATTCCAGGCGCAGGCGATTTGTCGCCGGAAGAGTTACAGGCCATCTCGCAGAAATCCTGTAACGTGCTCCAGAACCTCGGCCCACAGATTAATTGGGTTGAAAGTTACGTCACGGCCGACAAGGTTTACTGCGTGTACATCGCGCCGAGCGAAGACATGATTCGCGCGCACGCTCAGCAGGGCGGCTTCCCGGCGAATCGGATTTCCGAAATCAAAACTACGATTGATCCGACGACGGCGGAAACAAAAGAGAACGCGGCTGCTGCGTAAGCACGTCAGTTGTCAGTTGTTAGTCGTCAGTTGCAATGCGGCACTGGCGAATCGGTCTTCGCACAACTGACTACTGACCACTGACAACGGACAAAAATAAAATGGCGACAGAAGTAGTAATGCCGCAGATGGGCGAGTCCATCGCGGAAGGTACAATCACAAAATGGCTGAAGAACGTCGGCGACCATGTCGAGCGTGATGAGCCTCTCTTCGAAATCTCGACCGACAAGGTTGATGCTGAGATTCCTTCGCCCGCGGCGGGCACGCTCACGGACATCAAGCACAAAGAGGGCGAGACAGTTGAAGTGAACACTGTCGTCGCGGTGTTGGACGGCGATGGCGCGAAGTCTGAGCCGGCTGCACCTGAGGCGAGTGCTGAACCAGCACCGGAAGCGAGTCCTGAACAACCCGAAGCTAGTCCTGAACAAGCTCAAGCCACCACCGAAACCGCTGATGCGGCAGGTCAAGAGACGCCGGAGGCGGCCGAACAACTTGCTCCTGAGGCTGCGGCGCCGCCCGCACAACCGCATATCGAACCGCCGAAACCAACGGCCCCGACCGCCGCGCCCAGCGCGCCGCCAGCTCCAAGCGGAAAGACCGCGGTTAAGCCCCTGCATCGTCGTGATGAAGCGGCCCCCAAAGCATCAGCTGCGGCTCCGCAAACAGGCGATCAGGGCGGCGCGACGTCCGCCGAAGATTTACGCCGAACGAAATCCAGTCCGCTCGTGCGCAAGATTGCCGAAGAGCACGGCATCGACATTGCGCAACTCGAAGGCACCGGCATGTCCGGCCGTGTCACCAAGAATGACATCCTCAGCTTTATCGAGTCAGGCGCGCCGGCGTCCGCGCCACGACCTGCCGCTCCGCAGGCTGCGGCGCAACCCTCAGCGCCCAGCTCTCAGCCAGTGTCGGTCTTGAAACCCGGCGAAGGCGATCGCGTCGAGCAGATGAGCGTGATGCGCAAGAAGATCGCCGAACACATGATTGCCTCGCGGCGCACGTCTGCGCACGTGACGACGGTTTACGAAATCGACATGACCAAGGTCGCCCGGTTGCGCGACGAACACCGGAAAGGGTTTGAGGAACGCACCGGCACGAAGTTGACGTACATGCCGTTCATCTTCAAGGCGATCACGGACGCGATTCGCAAGTTCCCGATCTTCAACACGCAAGTCAGCGGCGATCAGATTATCTATAAGCGCGACATCAATCTGGGAATGGCGGTGGCGCTTGATTGGGGTTTGATCGTGCCGGTGATCAAACGCGCTGACGATCTTTCGATTTCAGGTCTGGCACGCGC
The nucleotide sequence above comes from Pyrinomonadaceae bacterium. Encoded proteins:
- a CDS encoding thiamine pyrophosphate-dependent dehydrogenase E1 component subunit alpha codes for the protein MGNNEKTKRRRRAPFEMRISTKYAPRKIGEGQQLSCTKETSLKPEQMLELYRYLKLTRLVEERIVNLYRQTKVVGGVYRSLGQEATAVGSAYALRPEDFITPIIRDLGACFVKGIRPREIFAQYMAKAWGPSGGKDLNVHFGYMDKGFIGPISHLGDMIPVMTGILVGARLQKKEIVGLAYIGDGGASTGAFYEGMNFAAVQKLPLVVIAEHNQYAYSTPTSMQTAVRNLAEKAAAFGIPGAIVDGNDVIACYEVTKQAVDHARAGRGAVLIEAKTYRRKGHAEHDDQRYVPEGEVEWWEKHNDPVDRFERFLIDQKVATKEKLDEITADVQREIDEDSEWAESSPMPEAEGAAYGVFDNSIVPPAFRPKVLEN
- a CDS encoding tetratricopeptide repeat protein, with the translated sequence MRHPLSLRRSGHGLALLLFVLIAPFTVQAKDNWLRVHTRNFTLVGNASEKDMRQVATKLEQFRDVFTRLFSQAKFTSPVPTTVLVFKSKSSYKPFALPNAAGYFQKGQDVNYITLSTETFADNPFSIIYHEYVHLMVDNTVGNVPAWFNEGLAEYYSTFAIEEDRKVHLGELIPYHLMTLREEKLLPLRKLFAVDHYSPEYNEKDKKGIFYAQSWALVHYLMFANNTERRSQLGKFINYIGAGATIDDAFKRAFQTDIETMEKELKKYVAGHTFKMQLATFERKLEVDKDFTVAPLTEADAQAYLGDLLLHLNRLSDADTRLQQALALDAKQPMALASLGILRARQGRFDEARKTLQAAVAGNSTNYLAHYYYAFAVSREGMNTDNFVRHYSAETASLMRAELTKAIELNPNFPESYSLLAFVNTVTGEDLDKSVELLQRALKLSPGRQDLSLLVAQIHMRQQKFDLAKQVLAPLQNAKDRRLKSQAEALLKTVQDYENAVTRFKAETAPGDSQLRPQTNAPETSEEPPSKPPSENDYMRETLRPVEVGEERIQGLFVKLECDNRAVAYFIIQVGDRLYKIRATALDQVHLISYVPGASEVSCGVRKNQENVVITFRPSTDAKDVRAKINGDVIAMEMVPKDFKLNPN
- a CDS encoding rhodanese-like domain-containing protein translates to MKHSEGFLKVVNDAKTRIKEVTVAETRERLAANRKGLLIDVREDHEWDAAHAAGAIHLGKGIIERDIEAAAPDKSTELVLYCGGGYRSALAADVLQQMGYTNVWSMAGGWKAWQESGAPVES
- a CDS encoding alpha-ketoacid dehydrogenase subunit beta, yielding MATAAKSLKKTERPPRGGQATLIEAIRQGLWEEMERDPTVFLIGEDVGAYGGAFKLTDGLIDHFGKERVIDTPISEAAIVGAACGAALMGLKPVAEFQFIDFISCGFDLLTNYAAKSRYRWGGSVPAVFRGPCGTGVRSGPFHSLNAESFFLNTAGLKIVEPATAYDAKGLIKAAIRDPDPVLYFEHKKLYRLPRLREELPEDDYIVEIGKARVAREGRDVSIITFGAQVLTALDAAEELEKEGLDVEVIDLRTLAPMDKEAILASVKKTSRALILHEASLTGGIGGEISAIISQEAFEWLDAPVVRVASIDTPVPYSPPMEDYYLPQVNDVLDAARKLAAY
- the lpdA gene encoding dihydrolipoyl dehydrogenase, with protein sequence MANEQFDVTVIGSGPGGYVAAIRAGQLGLKVAIVEKDKRLGGTCTLRGCIPTKQLLMSAHVYEQMQHAADFGVQASGIQLAFADVQKRKDKVVMKNSKGIEFLMKKNKCTVFKGTGKVMLPGKVEVTGEDGSKQTINTKNIIIATGSVVRPIPGFETDGKQVVNSDHILELTEIPKSLIVMGAGAVGVEFASVYSRFGAETTLVELMPRLVPLEDEEVSAELAKSFRKRGIKSQVDTKLEKLERSDKGVVVTGKTSKGEDVKLEAEMLLVAVGRAPFTEGLGLEKTKIKIEKGFIQVDEFQQTAEKGVYAIGDVVPTPLLAHLASKEGIVAVEHLAGKNPQPINLRLVPNCTYCDPEVASVGLTEAKAKEAGYEVVVGKFPFSASGKARILGEEEGFVKVISEKKYDEVLGVHIIGPHATEIIAEACVAMQLETTAEELGRTMHAHPTVSEAVMEAAEGVHGLTIHI
- a CDS encoding dihydrolipoamide acetyltransferase family protein — its product is MATEVVMPQMGESIAEGTITKWLKNVGDHVERDEPLFEISTDKVDAEIPSPAAGTLTDIKHKEGETVEVNTVVAVLDGDGAKSEPAAPEASAEPAPEASPEQPEASPEQAQATTETADAAGQETPEAAEQLAPEAAAPPAQPHIEPPKPTAPTAAPSAPPAPSGKTAVKPLHRRDEAAPKASAAAPQTGDQGGATSAEDLRRTKSSPLVRKIAEEHGIDIAQLEGTGMSGRVTKNDILSFIESGAPASAPRPAAPQAAAQPSAPSSQPVSVLKPGEGDRVEQMSVMRKKIAEHMIASRRTSAHVTTVYEIDMTKVARLRDEHRKGFEERTGTKLTYMPFIFKAITDAIRKFPIFNTQVSGDQIIYKRDINLGMAVALDWGLIVPVIKRADDLSISGLARAANDLADRARTKQLKPDEVAGGTFTITNPGVFGGLFGTPIINQPQVAILGVGKIEKRPRVLTTPEGEDYIAIRHMAFFALSFDHRIIDGADAERFLAYLKEHLESAQFAI
- a CDS encoding DUF4242 domain-containing protein; translation: MPKYVIEREIPGAGDLSPEELQAISQKSCNVLQNLGPQINWVESYVTADKVYCVYIAPSEDMIRAHAQQGGFPANRISEIKTTIDPTTAETKENAAAA